The following proteins are encoded in a genomic region of Aquella oligotrophica:
- a CDS encoding metal ABC transporter solute-binding protein, Zn/Mn family: MKKFGLITLLSILGASSFAAGINIVAAENFYGELATEIGGKQVNVQSIISNPDADPHLFTTSPSTSKALGQAQIIIYNGADYDSWINQMIAGVDKKKVIIINVADLVGVKSGQNPHLWYKPDTFPKLAKVLADKIATLNPAAASEVNQNLATFIKGHDTVVKMIDTTKSKYAGTPVTATEPVYGYMADAMGLKMEGLDFQWKVMNDTEPTPKMIADYQSRLTNKQVKVLFYNSQVSDSITKNMQDLAKKNNIPVVGVTETMPANTTINKWLTSEVENTNQALAKK; the protein is encoded by the coding sequence ATGAAAAAATTTGGTTTAATTACATTATTATCAATTCTTGGTGCTAGTTCTTTTGCTGCTGGGATAAATATTGTTGCTGCTGAGAATTTTTATGGTGAATTAGCAACTGAAATTGGCGGGAAGCAGGTGAATGTGCAGAGTATTATCAGTAATCCTGATGCAGATCCACATTTATTTACAACTTCTCCTTCGACAAGTAAGGCTCTTGGGCAAGCACAAATCATAATCTATAATGGTGCTGATTATGATAGCTGGATTAATCAAATGATAGCTGGCGTTGATAAGAAAAAGGTGATTATAATTAATGTAGCTGATTTGGTTGGGGTGAAATCAGGTCAAAATCCACATCTATGGTATAAGCCTGATACGTTCCCGAAATTAGCCAAGGTATTAGCAGATAAAATTGCTACACTCAATCCAGCAGCTGCATCTGAGGTTAATCAGAATTTGGCGACCTTTATCAAAGGGCACGATACGGTAGTTAAGATGATAGATACTACTAAATCAAAATATGCTGGAACTCCAGTTACTGCGACAGAACCGGTTTATGGTTATATGGCAGATGCAATGGGTTTAAAAATGGAAGGACTTGATTTTCAATGGAAAGTCATGAATGATACTGAACCTACCCCTAAAATGATTGCTGATTATCAAAGTAGGTTAACCAACAAGCAGGTTAAAGTATTATTCTATAATAGTCAAGTTTCCGATTCAATCACTAAAAATATGCAAGATTTGGCGAAGAAAAATAATATCCCGGTTGTTGGTGTGACTGAGACTATGCCTGCTAATACTACTATTAATAAATGGCTAACTAGCGAAGTAGAAAATACTAACCAGGCTTTAGCTAAGAAGTAA
- the ubiE gene encoding bifunctional demethylmenaquinone methyltransferase/2-methoxy-6-polyprenyl-1,4-benzoquinol methylase UbiE, producing MNDDKQQTHFGFKTVTEDKKASLVADVFHSVAKNYDIMNDVMSFGLHRIWKRFTLFTSEIKPGDKILDIAGGTGDMTKGFKKIVGDSGEVWHTDINSSMLKVGRDRLLDEGILTPQCLCDAEKLPFPDNYFNGVCVSFGLRNMTHKDIALKEMYRVLKPGGVLMVLEFSKVHKPLDKIYDIYSFKLLPLMGKVIAKDADSYQYLAESIRMHPDQETLKEMMLEAGFDKVKYHNLTFGVTALHKGYKA from the coding sequence ATGAATGATGATAAGCAACAAACTCACTTTGGTTTTAAAACAGTTACTGAAGATAAAAAGGCAAGTCTGGTTGCGGATGTCTTTCATTCAGTTGCCAAAAACTATGATATTATGAATGATGTTATGTCGTTTGGATTACACCGAATTTGGAAGAGATTCACATTATTTACCTCAGAAATAAAACCGGGAGATAAAATTCTCGATATTGCTGGTGGTACTGGTGATATGACCAAAGGATTTAAAAAAATCGTTGGCGATAGTGGCGAAGTCTGGCATACCGATATTAACTCATCAATGCTAAAGGTTGGGCGTGATCGCTTGCTTGATGAAGGAATTCTAACTCCACAATGCCTATGTGATGCGGAAAAGCTGCCATTCCCAGATAATTACTTTAATGGGGTTTGCGTTTCATTCGGACTCCGGAATATGACCCATAAGGATATTGCTCTAAAAGAAATGTATCGGGTACTAAAACCAGGTGGCGTATTGATGGTGCTGGAATTTTCCAAAGTTCATAAACCACTCGATAAAATTTATGATATTTATTCATTTAAGCTTCTACCATTAATGGGTAAGGTCATCGCCAAAGATGCTGATAGTTACCAGTATTTAGCAGAGTCAATCCGGATGCATCCCGATCAGGAAACCTTGAAAGAGATGATGCTTGAAGCAGGATTTGATAAAGTAAAATATCATAATCTTACCTTTGGTGTGACAGCATTACATAAAGGCTATAAAGCCTAA
- a CDS encoding LysR family transcriptional regulator, with protein MTYPIYFIMGAEMNILEIRSIYNDALIFCEVYEIKNFSLVAKKLGINQSTVTRRIQALEEKLELQLIRRSTRKIEVTDDGVKFYQLFTGQENYLRNAIEEFKFSRNSLNGKIRLAIPYGIANHILSPYIAKYVRENPQVNIELIYQNREADLIKDAIDLAIVRQIPAQQTLMVKKIYETYVQLFCTPEYISRYGEPKDLNDLEQHLITGYIKDDSSIDNLMRVEHLDGRQFFIRGKSSLSINSTEAGKTLIRGGHAIVIGLDELYEGEQKRGEVVKVLPEYRFAHTAFYLVRLNNNNSPLVKHFMQFIEECFKLKNKNSNQVNLPEIS; from the coding sequence ATGACTTATCCTATCTATTTTATAATGGGTGCTGAGATGAATATTCTTGAAATACGCAGCATTTATAATGATGCCCTAATTTTTTGTGAAGTTTATGAGATAAAAAACTTTAGTCTTGTTGCTAAAAAACTAGGGATTAATCAATCTACTGTTACCAGACGAATCCAGGCTTTGGAAGAGAAGTTGGAGTTGCAGTTAATTCGTCGAAGTACTAGAAAAATAGAAGTTACTGATGATGGAGTTAAATTCTATCAGCTCTTTACCGGACAGGAAAACTATTTACGAAATGCAATTGAAGAGTTTAAGTTTTCAAGAAACTCACTCAATGGCAAGATCAGGCTGGCAATTCCTTATGGAATAGCCAATCATATTTTATCTCCGTATATCGCTAAGTATGTCAGGGAAAATCCTCAGGTTAATATTGAGTTAATCTATCAGAATCGCGAAGCAGATTTGATAAAGGATGCAATTGATTTGGCAATTGTTCGCCAGATTCCTGCACAACAGACACTAATGGTAAAAAAAATATATGAGACGTATGTTCAATTATTTTGTACGCCAGAATACATATCACGTTATGGAGAGCCAAAAGATCTAAATGATCTGGAACAGCATCTGATAACTGGTTATATAAAAGATGACTCTTCAATTGATAACTTGATGCGGGTTGAACATCTGGATGGTAGACAATTTTTCATTCGTGGGAAGTCTAGCCTTTCAATAAATAGTACTGAAGCGGGGAAAACACTTATAAGGGGTGGGCATGCTATAGTGATCGGACTTGATGAATTATATGAGGGCGAGCAAAAAAGAGGCGAAGTAGTAAAGGTATTACCAGAATACCGTTTTGCTCATACGGCATTTTATCTAGTTCGACTAAACAATAATAATAGCCCGCTTGTTAAACATTTCATGCAATTTATAGAAGAGTGCTTTAAATTAAAAAATAAAAATAGTAATCAAGTAAATTTACCCGAGATTAGCTAA
- a CDS encoding M14 family metallopeptidase: MINVNTRFDAGSIIVKDVSNPKNLHFGIRNDTNSHFAQWFYFQLNNVKHQELTINLEDLDKTAYPGGWENYNVCASYDNQNWFRIQSQFNNNTLKFSITPEANSIYFAYFEPYSYNRHLELIGFANSHHTVSHEILGQTAEGRNIDLLVIGEAEAKNKIWIIARQHPGETMAEWFMEGLIHRLLDNQDAISNSLLQDSVFYLVPNMNPDGAYNGNLRTNTSGTNLNREWLTPSLEKSPEVFHVRNKMLATGVSMSFDIHGDEALPYIFTAGCADNLSYSNKQKTLEKKFEEIYQLINPDYQTKYGYEKGHFNVETPTIATSWIGNQFDCLSFTLEMPFKDNANLPDIEYGWNGYRSSLLGRDLLSVIYQIIVKNKS; the protein is encoded by the coding sequence ATGATAAATGTAAATACCCGCTTTGATGCTGGGAGCATCATAGTAAAAGATGTTAGCAACCCCAAAAACTTACATTTTGGAATAAGAAACGACACCAACTCGCATTTTGCTCAATGGTTTTATTTCCAGCTAAATAATGTAAAACATCAAGAACTGACAATCAACCTTGAAGACTTAGATAAAACAGCATATCCGGGTGGCTGGGAAAACTATAATGTCTGTGCTAGTTATGATAACCAGAACTGGTTTAGAATTCAATCACAGTTTAATAACAACACGCTAAAATTTAGCATCACTCCCGAAGCAAACTCAATTTATTTTGCATATTTTGAGCCATATTCATATAACCGCCACTTAGAATTGATTGGCTTTGCCAATTCACACCATACTGTTTCTCACGAAATCCTTGGGCAAACTGCAGAAGGACGTAATATTGATTTACTTGTTATCGGCGAAGCAGAGGCTAAAAATAAAATCTGGATTATCGCGAGACAACATCCGGGCGAAACTATGGCAGAATGGTTTATGGAAGGATTGATTCATCGCCTTCTTGATAATCAGGATGCGATCAGTAATAGCCTATTACAAGATTCAGTATTCTATCTAGTACCAAATATGAACCCAGATGGAGCTTATAATGGTAATTTACGGACTAATACTAGCGGAACTAACTTAAATCGCGAATGGCTAACCCCAAGTCTTGAGAAATCTCCGGAAGTATTTCATGTTCGAAATAAAATGCTTGCAACAGGTGTTAGCATGAGTTTTGATATTCATGGCGATGAAGCGCTACCATATATCTTTACCGCTGGCTGTGCTGATAATTTAAGCTATAGTAACAAACAAAAAACACTAGAGAAGAAATTTGAAGAAATTTATCAATTAATCAACCCAGATTACCAAACCAAATATGGCTACGAAAAGGGTCATTTTAATGTCGAAACGCCAACCATTGCAACCAGTTGGATTGGAAACCAGTTTGACTGTCTGTCATTCACATTAGAAATGCCATTTAAGGATAATGCCAACCTACCAGATATTGAATATGGCTGGAATGGTTATCGCTCAAGCCTACTTGGGCGTGATCTTCTTAGTGTCATTTATCAGATAATAGTCAAAAATAAAAGTTAA
- a CDS encoding metal ABC transporter ATP-binding protein, producing the protein MIICKNLELGYASGSLTPAFNLEIDDNQWIGIIGKNGAGKSTFLKTILGVIPVIKGELTILGQKLGECNKLISYIPQEREINLADKMSGVSLITSSYCGSKYGLPWVSKKLKSRVDELIDLVGANSYAHQPFTTLSGGQKKRIYLAQALINQPQLLLLDEPLADLDPHAKQHFIEALQKIHQHQRLGLMIISHDMHEIASHLDAFVHFSGTGVHYCPTIECVKEDTYVGI; encoded by the coding sequence ATGATAATTTGTAAAAATCTTGAATTGGGCTATGCCTCGGGAAGCTTAACACCTGCTTTTAATCTTGAGATCGATGATAATCAGTGGATTGGGATTATTGGCAAAAATGGTGCGGGGAAGTCAACCTTTCTAAAAACAATTCTTGGCGTTATCCCGGTGATAAAAGGTGAATTAACTATCTTGGGGCAGAAGCTAGGTGAATGTAATAAATTGATTTCGTATATCCCGCAGGAGCGCGAAATTAATCTTGCGGATAAGATGAGTGGCGTGAGTCTGATAACTTCAAGCTACTGTGGCTCAAAATATGGCTTACCCTGGGTTAGTAAAAAATTAAAATCTAGAGTAGATGAGTTGATTGATCTAGTTGGTGCTAATAGTTATGCACATCAACCATTTACAACTTTATCCGGTGGGCAGAAAAAAAGGATTTATCTAGCACAAGCATTGATAAATCAGCCTCAGCTACTATTACTTGATGAGCCTTTGGCTGATCTTGATCCGCATGCTAAGCAGCATTTTATTGAAGCCTTGCAAAAAATTCATCAGCATCAACGGCTGGGCTTAATGATAATTTCACATGATATGCATGAAATAGCTAGTCATCTGGATGCGTTTGTTCATTTTAGCGGTACTGGTGTACACTACTGCCCAACTATAGAATGTGTAAAAGAGGATACTTATGTGGGCATATAG
- a CDS encoding metal ABC transporter permease, whose protein sequence is MWAYSFMQNALFGGIIVATVCGIVSVFVILRRMGFAAHALGHMSLTGASAAALLGMSSILGQLVLNGLAAIVMGLMGDKVKKNDLAIGVVLTFVLGLGAYFLFLFQNNYAGSVMAILFGNIFAVSNTQIWQLLGLASVILMIMLVISRPLIFASIDPVVAESKNVSVKLLSVVFFLVLAITVSMACQVVGALLVFVLLIIPGAIGIQWGESIYRIVAISVGVANAALILALYVSYHFDLPASFCITMLLCCGYFIGVVKAFIKRG, encoded by the coding sequence ATGTGGGCATATAGTTTTATGCAAAACGCGCTATTTGGCGGTATTATTGTTGCTACAGTATGCGGGATTGTTAGCGTTTTTGTTATTTTAAGGCGGATGGGGTTTGCTGCTCATGCGCTTGGACATATGAGTTTGACCGGTGCATCAGCCGCAGCATTACTTGGCATGTCTTCAATTCTGGGGCAATTAGTACTAAATGGTTTAGCTGCTATTGTTATGGGTTTAATGGGGGATAAGGTTAAGAAAAACGATCTGGCAATTGGAGTAGTTTTGACATTTGTCCTTGGGCTTGGAGCCTATTTTCTTTTTCTTTTCCAAAATAACTACGCTGGTAGCGTTATGGCGATACTTTTTGGCAACATTTTTGCGGTATCTAATACCCAAATCTGGCAGCTTCTTGGTTTAGCTTCTGTTATTCTCATGATTATGCTCGTGATTAGTCGTCCATTAATCTTTGCCTCCATAGACCCGGTCGTTGCAGAATCAAAAAATGTTTCCGTAAAGCTATTATCCGTAGTGTTTTTCTTGGTGCTGGCAATTACTGTATCTATGGCGTGCCAAGTAGTTGGTGCGTTACTGGTATTTGTATTATTAATAATCCCGGGCGCTATCGGGATTCAGTGGGGCGAATCAATTTACCGTATTGTAGCAATTAGTGTTGGGGTTGCGAATGCTGCACTGATACTTGCACTTTATGTTTCATATCATTTTGATTTGCCAGCTAGCTTTTGTATTACCATGTTATTATGTTGTGGCTATTTTATTGGTGTAGTAAAGGCTTTTATAAAAAGAGGGTAG
- a CDS encoding glycosyl hydrolase family 8, which produces MKNFINPLINSGIISTGLMLVACNSGSSDAQVANMELASRINQKTKSTYVVANHPFPQSAKISYHLADGTEAIYPTTRNDTDVSTFYDYWKNNYITTAGTVNGQTLYRVKFGKSGNNANTTVSEGQGYGMIFTVMMAGYDENAQNLFDGLFRYVKAHPSPNNNRLMSWKQPKNPDNDSSAFDGDADIALGLILAAEQWGSNGAINYLAEAENIIAGIQESTIGEDSYLPMLGDWVGQNGHPLTMKAIPSGHQDLLILCPKISIALQPSVIIRNTGIE; this is translated from the coding sequence TTGAAAAATTTTATTAATCCATTAATCAATTCGGGGATAATAAGTACAGGATTAATGCTTGTTGCGTGTAATAGCGGTAGTTCTGACGCTCAAGTAGCTAATATGGAGCTAGCTAGTAGAATTAATCAAAAAACAAAAAGCACTTACGTAGTTGCAAACCATCCGTTTCCACAATCAGCAAAAATTTCATATCATCTTGCTGACGGAACAGAAGCTATTTATCCAACTACCCGGAATGATACGGATGTTAGTACATTTTATGATTACTGGAAAAATAATTATATTACTACAGCAGGCACAGTTAATGGACAAACTCTTTATCGGGTAAAATTTGGTAAATCTGGCAACAATGCCAACACTACAGTCTCCGAGGGACAAGGCTATGGCATGATATTTACGGTGATGATGGCAGGCTATGATGAAAATGCTCAAAACTTATTTGATGGCTTATTCCGCTATGTCAAAGCGCACCCTAGCCCCAATAATAACCGTCTAATGTCATGGAAACAGCCAAAGAATCCAGATAATGATAGCAGTGCTTTTGATGGTGATGCCGATATTGCGCTGGGGCTTATCCTTGCTGCCGAACAATGGGGAAGCAATGGAGCAATAAACTACTTGGCTGAAGCCGAGAATATTATAGCCGGGATTCAAGAATCAACTATCGGTGAAGATAGCTATTTACCAATGCTTGGTGACTGGGTAGGACAAAATGGTCATCCCCTTACGATGAAAGCCATACCCAGTGGACACCAAGATCTTCTGATTTTATGCCCGAAAATTTCCATAGCTTTGCAGCCATCAGTAATAATCCGGAATACTGGAATAGAGTAA
- a CDS encoding Fur family transcriptional regulator, whose translation MQLKIEKITAYCVANSILLTNQQSLIIKIITEIASPLTANEILHELQKLNPKANRMTIHRALEILIQNGLIHKVAFNHTYKLCNHLYCKHDHHCQILVCQECGNQTEIHNSKITEALLEISKTYNFNLANPLEITGLCAKCQMKGTL comes from the coding sequence ATGCAGCTTAAAATTGAAAAAATAACAGCCTATTGTGTAGCAAACAGCATACTGCTAACAAACCAGCAGTCCCTGATCATCAAAATAATTACCGAAATAGCTTCACCACTAACAGCAAATGAGATACTCCATGAGCTACAAAAATTAAATCCTAAAGCAAACCGGATGACAATTCATCGTGCATTAGAAATCTTGATACAGAACGGGCTAATTCATAAAGTGGCTTTTAATCATACCTACAAATTATGTAACCACCTTTATTGCAAACATGACCATCACTGCCAAATTCTTGTCTGCCAAGAGTGTGGAAACCAAACCGAAATACACAACTCAAAGATAACTGAAGCTCTACTAGAAATCAGTAAAACCTATAATTTCAACCTCGCAAACCCGCTTGAGATAACTGGGTTATGCGCCAAATGTCAAATGAAAGGAACTTTATGA
- a CDS encoding cell division ATP-binding protein FtsE, with protein MIQFNQVTKSYGTSNNALNNISFSINKGELVFLAGHSGAGKSTILKLIAGIEIASMGSTIINGIDLAQISQNQRTFIRQHVGIVFQDHKILFDRNVFDNVRLGLDITGLYNKEETIERVTSALHAVGLEHKIKTHPQELSGGEQQRLCIARAVVHKPKILLADEPTANLDRENALKILELFKAFHKAGVTIIISAHDETLLSDYGKRILYLNNGQFRG; from the coding sequence ATTATTCAATTTAATCAGGTAACTAAAAGCTATGGTACGTCAAACAATGCTCTTAATAATATTAGTTTTAGCATAAATAAAGGTGAGCTGGTTTTTTTGGCAGGACACTCCGGTGCTGGCAAATCAACCATCCTTAAACTCATAGCCGGGATAGAAATTGCCAGCATGGGCAGTACTATTATTAACGGTATTGACCTAGCCCAAATCAGCCAAAACCAGCGAACATTTATTCGCCAGCATGTAGGAATCGTTTTTCAGGATCACAAGATATTATTTGATCGCAATGTATTTGACAATGTGCGACTGGGTCTTGATATAACCGGACTATATAATAAAGAAGAAACCATTGAACGGGTCACTAGCGCCCTTCATGCGGTTGGACTAGAACATAAAATCAAAACTCATCCACAAGAACTATCCGGAGGAGAACAGCAGCGCCTGTGTATTGCAAGAGCAGTTGTACACAAACCTAAAATATTACTAGCTGACGAGCCAACCGCAAATCTTGACCGGGAAAATGCATTAAAAATCCTAGAATTATTCAAGGCATTTCACAAGGCAGGAGTGACGATTATAATTTCTGCTCACGATGAAACACTTTTAAGCGATTATGGAAAAAGGATACTTTATCTGAATAACGGTCAATTCCGGGGTTAG
- a CDS encoding cell division protein FtsX translates to MKLLAQHLRSFNNAWYNILTKPVEHFINIMALTVIIAICLIAIIIGNNLSHWQQKNILHPQITIYLDRSANSKDIAKIEKELHKFDHSLISNYKFISKEQALVELQEDKNLKEIASDTLEENANPLPDVFIVETATNNSQDIERINIQLGQLPKVDNSHVDLNYAQKISHLVRFSSIIVQAIQLICIVLVALVVYNIIRLQMLLKVDAISVSRLIGASDSFIMRPLIHYAVWQVTLATSIAALGVHFLNKYLNQLLSTMQPLFGNGIQILPLPWLQMLVIWLVLTIFTIFTVFIAVRWVFRNTYHI, encoded by the coding sequence ATGAAATTACTAGCACAACACTTACGAAGTTTTAATAATGCTTGGTATAATATCTTAACCAAACCAGTTGAACACTTTATCAATATTATGGCACTAACTGTAATTATCGCAATTTGCCTAATAGCTATAATTATTGGAAACAACCTGAGCCACTGGCAACAAAAAAATATTCTACACCCACAAATTACAATTTATCTAGACAGATCGGCCAATAGCAAAGATATTGCCAAGATCGAAAAAGAATTACATAAATTTGATCATTCTTTAATTAGCAACTACAAGTTTATCAGTAAGGAACAGGCTCTTGTCGAACTACAAGAAGATAAGAACCTAAAAGAAATAGCATCTGATACACTTGAAGAAAATGCCAACCCGTTACCAGATGTATTTATTGTTGAAACAGCTACCAATAACAGCCAAGATATAGAACGGATAAATATTCAGCTTGGACAACTACCAAAAGTAGATAATTCGCACGTTGACTTAAATTATGCCCAAAAGATCAGCCATCTGGTAAGATTTTCTTCAATTATTGTGCAGGCGATTCAGCTAATTTGCATAGTTCTGGTAGCACTGGTAGTATACAATATTATTCGCTTACAAATGTTACTTAAAGTCGATGCCATTAGCGTCTCTAGGTTAATTGGTGCCAGCGATAGCTTCATTATGCGCCCGTTAATTCACTATGCAGTATGGCAAGTAACACTTGCAACCAGTATTGCCGCACTGGGGGTTCACTTTCTCAATAAATATTTAAATCAACTATTATCTACAATGCAGCCATTATTTGGTAATGGTATCCAAATCCTACCGTTACCTTGGTTACAAATGCTCGTAATATGGCTAGTTTTAACTATTTTTACAATATTTACTGTATTTATTGCTGTTCGTTGGGTATTTCGTAATACTTATCATATTTAA
- the queA gene encoding tRNA preQ1(34) S-adenosylmethionine ribosyltransferase-isomerase QueA, with the protein MKLSDFDYYLPEQLIATAPLKERHDSRLLIVSDKLLDQQFKDISKYISPGDLLVLNNTRVIKARLFGHKPSGGKVEVMLERIVDDYSLIAHVRTSKSIKLGMQITLPELEVEITEILGGLFKVSSKIPVNWIDYFDKHGNLPLPPYMQRQAELSDEERYQTVYAKDEGSVAAPTAGLHFSKEILDKLEAQGTKIAYVTLHVGSGTFKPVSVENISEHKMHSEIFNISQETIDKIIHTKKKGGKIVAVGTTSMRTLETVAKRGLVAQSGETDIFITPGFKFEIVDKLITNFHLPKSTLLMLVMAFAGINEIKNAYQYAIENKYRFFSYGDAMLLTRKESNHE; encoded by the coding sequence ATGAAACTTTCTGATTTTGATTATTATTTACCAGAACAACTGATCGCAACTGCGCCATTAAAAGAGCGCCATGATAGTCGCCTATTAATAGTTAGCGACAAATTGCTTGACCAACAATTCAAAGACATAAGCAAATATATTTCTCCCGGAGATTTACTGGTTTTAAATAATACTCGGGTGATTAAAGCTAGATTATTTGGGCATAAGCCAAGTGGTGGCAAAGTTGAAGTTATGCTGGAACGAATAGTTGATGATTACTCATTAATTGCCCACGTACGCACTAGTAAATCAATTAAACTAGGTATGCAGATAACCCTACCTGAACTAGAAGTTGAAATCACTGAAATTCTTGGTGGATTATTTAAGGTAAGTAGCAAAATCCCAGTAAACTGGATAGACTATTTCGATAAACATGGAAATCTGCCATTGCCACCATATATGCAGCGTCAGGCAGAATTATCCGACGAAGAACGCTATCAAACAGTATATGCTAAGGATGAAGGCTCAGTTGCTGCGCCTACGGCGGGGCTTCACTTTAGCAAAGAAATTCTCGATAAACTTGAAGCACAGGGGACAAAAATCGCCTATGTAACCCTACATGTAGGTTCTGGGACATTCAAACCCGTTAGTGTAGAGAATATTTCAGAACATAAGATGCATAGTGAGATCTTTAATATCAGTCAGGAAACAATTGATAAAATTATTCACACCAAAAAAAAAGGCGGGAAAATAGTTGCTGTTGGAACTACCAGTATGCGCACCCTCGAAACAGTAGCCAAACGCGGCTTAGTAGCTCAAAGTGGTGAAACTGATATTTTTATAACTCCCGGCTTTAAATTTGAAATAGTAGATAAATTAATCACCAATTTCCATTTACCTAAATCAACCTTACTAATGCTAGTAATGGCATTTGCCGGAATAAATGAAATTAAAAATGCATATCAATATGCAATAGAAAATAAATATCGATTCTTTAGCTATGGTGATGCCATGCTATTGACTCGAAAGGAGAGTAACCATGAATGA
- the zigA gene encoding zinc metallochaperone GTPase ZigA, with amino-acid sequence MRKLPVTVLSGFLGAGKTTLLSNILNNREGLKVAVIVNDMSEVNIDAAIIEKGDAKLSKTDEKLVEMSNGCICCTLRDDLLVEVEKLANSNKFDYLLIESTGISEPLPVAATFAFRDENGKSLSDVASLDTMVTVVNAETLLKDYSSDTFLKDIGESLGEDDERSLVNLLVDQIEFANVIIVNKASLVDKDELQQIISVIKGLNPTAKLHITDYAQVELKEILNTGLFDYDEASRSPLWVKELNGEHVPETEAYGISGFVYKARKPFHPKRFYEFLESDWGSVIRAKGYFWLATRNDWVGQIAQAGMAVQHEAVGMWWASCPAEELDEEALIEMQKDWDPRWGDRRQEMVFIGIGIDKENLISKLNDCLLTDAEMNRGVDAWLKFEDPFPRWAFVDEE; translated from the coding sequence ATGAGAAAATTACCTGTGACTGTGTTGTCAGGGTTTCTGGGTGCTGGTAAGACTACTCTTTTGAGTAATATTTTAAATAATCGCGAAGGCTTGAAAGTAGCGGTTATTGTTAATGATATGTCAGAAGTCAATATTGATGCTGCGATTATTGAAAAGGGTGATGCCAAATTATCCAAAACCGATGAAAAACTAGTTGAAATGTCAAATGGCTGTATCTGTTGTACTTTGCGTGATGATTTGCTAGTAGAGGTTGAGAAATTAGCCAATAGTAACAAGTTTGATTATCTATTAATTGAGTCAACTGGTATATCTGAGCCGCTTCCGGTTGCTGCAACTTTTGCTTTCCGTGATGAGAATGGTAAGTCGCTTTCTGATGTTGCCAGTCTTGATACTATGGTGACAGTTGTTAATGCTGAAACTTTACTTAAAGATTATAGTTCAGATACGTTTCTCAAAGATATTGGCGAAAGTCTTGGCGAGGATGATGAACGAAGTCTAGTGAATTTACTGGTTGACCAGATTGAATTTGCGAATGTAATTATTGTCAATAAGGCTTCCCTTGTCGATAAAGATGAGTTGCAGCAAATTATTTCGGTTATAAAAGGACTTAATCCGACCGCAAAATTACATATTACTGATTATGCGCAGGTGGAATTAAAAGAGATTCTAAATACGGGATTATTTGATTATGATGAAGCTAGTCGCTCACCTTTATGGGTTAAAGAGCTAAATGGTGAGCATGTCCCGGAAACAGAAGCGTATGGAATTAGTGGTTTTGTTTATAAAGCGAGAAAGCCATTTCATCCTAAGCGATTTTATGAGTTCCTTGAAAGTGATTGGGGGAGTGTAATCCGAGCAAAAGGATATTTCTGGCTAGCGACGCGTAATGATTGGGTTGGTCAAATTGCCCAAGCGGGGATGGCAGTACAGCATGAGGCTGTTGGCATGTGGTGGGCAAGCTGTCCGGCAGAAGAGCTTGATGAAGAAGCGTTAATTGAAATGCAGAAAGATTGGGATCCACGCTGGGGCGATCGTCGTCAGGAAATGGTTTTTATCGGTATTGGGATTGATAAAGAGAATTTAATCTCAAAACTAAATGACTGTTTACTTACTGATGCTGAAATGAATCGGGGGGTTGATGCTTGGCTCAAATTTGAAGACCCATTTCCACGCTGGGCATTCGTTGATGAAGAATAG